Proteins found in one Salvia splendens isolate huo1 chromosome 10, SspV2, whole genome shotgun sequence genomic segment:
- the LOC121750808 gene encoding rRNA-processing protein UTP23 homolog — MRFTKQKRHRKAVRFFTSCFGFREPFKVLCDGTFVHHLIANLIAPADTALTNILGAPVKIFTTRCVVAELKSLGSSYSDSVDAARSLMVARCDHEKRKSAIACITEVIGEKNTEHFFVATQDAELRKKFQQIPGVPLVYALRNALFLERPSAFQQESAKAAEEERSRMTELELKMLKLKKKKVANDEGRNSSETEEEQILETLIPRTDVKMTRIDKADKAQFKRKRAKGPNPLSCKKKKKQGNTDTASQKMRSQVRSQEGDGDNSARNRKRKRSRKNKTSTEL, encoded by the exons ATGAGGTTCACCAAGCAAAAGCGGCACCGCAAAGCTGTGCGATTTTTCACGTCCTGCTTCGGGTTTCGGGAGCCGTTCAAAGTCCTATGCGACGGGACCTTCGTGCACCATCTTATAGCAAATCTAATTGCTCCAGCTGATACCGCATTGACGAATATCCTTGGCGCGCCCGTCAAAATATTCACCACCAG ATGTGTTGTTGCGGAGCTGAAAAGCCTCGGTAGCTCTTACTCTGACTCGGTCGATGCTGCGCGTAGCCTGATGGTTGCAAG ATGTGATCATGAAAAGCGGAAGAGTGCTATAGCATGCATAACAGAAGTTATTGGAGAAAAAAACACTGAGCATTTCTTTGTCGCCACACAGGATGCGGAGCTGAGGAAAAAGTTTCAACAG ATTCCAGGTGTGCCTCTAGTATATGCTCTCAGAAATGCTCTCTTTCTTGAACGCCCTTCAGCTTTTCAGCAAGAGTCTGCAAAGGCTGCTGAAGAGGAACGGTCACGTATGACTGAGTTGGAGTTGAAGATGCTAAAGTTAAAGAAGAAAAAGGTAGCTAATGATGAAGGAAGGAATTCTTCTGAAACAGAAGAAGAACAGATTTTAGAGACACTGATTCCCAGGACAGATGTTAAGATGACTAGAATTGATAAAGCCGATAAAGCTCAATTCAAGCGGAAGAGAGCTAAG GGCCCAAATCCTCTATCAtgcaagaagaaaaagaaacaagGAAATACAGATACTGCTTCACAAAAG ATGAGAAGTCAAGTTCGGTCTCAGGAAGGAGATGGTGATAATAGCGCAAGAAACAGGAAACGGAAGAGGTCGAGGAAAAACAAGACTTCCACTGAGTTGTGA
- the LOC121750809 gene encoding BURP domain-containing protein BNM2A-like — MDVKLPLCSLIILLIWQAAINGNGLQKMDMRIEQVHSSPHMHHHMDPSLIVFFFVEDLTVGNTIPIYFPSRGLDSVSARLLPKEEADSIPFSSDQLNHLLEVYSFPQGSPQATAMEDTLRQCETKPIKGETKTCPTSWGSMLDFASSIIGSGTKIKILSTTHITPSIAVLQKYKIMGVVEYPASKVVACHTMPYPYAVFYCHYQESQSRVFNVSLTGENGDRVEAVAVCHMDTSQWSHNHVSFKVLGIEPGSSPVCHFFPADNFVCVP; from the exons atggatgtaaagctCCCACTCTGCAGCCTCATCATTCTACTG ATTTGGCAGGCAGCTATTAATGGAAATGGATTGcaaaaaatggatatgagaaTTGAGCAAGTTCATTCATCACCCCACATGCATCACCACATGGATCCTTCACTCATCGTCTTCTTCTTCGTGGAGGATCTCACGGTAGGAAACACCATCCCCATCTACTTCCCGAGCAGAGGACTAGACTCTGTCTCCGCTCGTTTGCTCCCAAAAGAGGAAGCCGATTCCATTCCCTTCTCATCCGACCAGCTCAACCACCTCCTCGAGGTCTACTCTTTCCCCCAGGGCTCGCCTCAAGCCACTGCCATGGAGGACACCCTCCGCCAGTGTGAGACGAAGCCCATCAAGGGTGAGACTAAGACCTGCCCGACATCTTGGGGCTCGATGCTTGATTTTGCTTCTAGCATCATTGGCTCAGGGACCAAGATCAAGATTCTGTCAACCACTCACATCACACCATCCATTGCCGTTCTACAGAAGTACAAGATCATGGGGGTCGTGGAATATCCGGCTTCGAAGGTTGTGGCATGCCATACGATGCCTTACCCTTATGCTGTTTTCTACTGCCATTACCAAGAGAGCCAGAGCAGGGTGTTTAACGTTTCACTTACCGGAGAGAATGGTGACCGGGTAGAAGCAGTTGCAGTCTGCCATATGGATACATCGCAGTGGAGCCACAACCATGTCTCCTTCAAGGTGCTTGGAATCGAGCCAGGCTCCTCCCCTGTGTGCCATTTCTTTCCAGCTGATAACTTTGTCTGTGTACCTTAG
- the LOC121752193 gene encoding LOW QUALITY PROTEIN: SWI/SNF complex subunit SWI3D-like (The sequence of the model RefSeq protein was modified relative to this genomic sequence to represent the inferred CDS: deleted 1 base in 1 codon): MDEKRRDSAANSSPTVSAMEASPSEQPTSRRRGGQKRKSAPINNSGGSSASQTASSKRQAREKPPAVPFPPIHMIGPCTRARVQPYNSSSLSEAALLKSEVEAREAAAARADEMSRLTENWEAMEAKIEAEYEAIRSRDASAHVVPIHAGWFSWTKIHPLEERMLPSFFNGKSESRTQEIYMEIRNWIMKKFHLDPDAKVELKHLSELTVGEPDARQEVMEFLDYWGLINYHPFPDREPAAINVDVDANKDESGKIESLVEKLFKFEAVQSWNPIVTRMNMNSPSFSSGLLPETVVTDELVKSEGPSVEYHCNSCSADCSRKRYHCQKQADFDLCAECYNNGKFGSDMSPLDFILMEPPDASGASGGKWTDQETLLLLEAIELFRDNWSEIAEHVATKTKAQCILHFVQMPIEDTFFNHDDENNDVPKENGAPDSIGNKDSTPEADKDSDAAPKDESQGGSTDNQDSSCPMVISKVNEVKESEASPEAGESFALKALKEAFEAVCSFPSPGDKLCLAEAGNPVMTLAAFLVRLVDPNIANASVCSLLKSLSNGYSSEQLAARHCIPLEDPPNDKKSTADAEEISTKAPEQEPQKDKDENDEKLEENPNPVVSPDDGNDGNKDPAPEENNGGKDNSSKDRNDAASPKPDSTDRSDTVKEPDVVAMEEDAKPNSQSAPGSSDLPNETDAEEPAVSTSQTELQSSSATEAEGVAVDLSHSKEPIKEEDMGPVSGNKEADALVISNSTEKDNITGDREADGSGNEKKNSEATKKYLDSDEKLKRAAVTALSAGAVKAKLLADQEEDQILQLSTFLIEKQLYKLETKLAFFADMENVGLRVRELLDRSKQRLLQERAQIIATRFGMPPGSARLASQNLPPNRASAAFPNAASRTLMGMNSLRPPVSRPVMPPNPTSSTMLTGNATGSSVGME, encoded by the exons ATGGATGAAAAGCGAAGAGACTCCGCCGCGAATTCGTCTCCGACGGTGTCGGCGATGGAGGCTTCACCGTCGGAGCAGCCGACTTCTCGGCGGAGAGGCGGCCAGAAGAGGAAATCGGCCCCCATCAACAACAGCGGCGGAAGCTCGGCTTCTCAAACGGCTTCTTCGAAGAGACAGGCGAGGGAGAAGCCTCCGGCGGTTCCGTTC CCTCCGATCCACATGATTGGGCCGTGCACTAGGGCGCGCGTGCAGCCGTACAATAGCAGCAGCTTGTCTGAGGCGGCTTTGCTGAAGAGCGAGGTGGAGGCTcgggaggcggcggcggcaagGGCTGATGAGATGAGTAGACTGACCGAGAATTGGGAGGCAATGGAGGCGAAGATTGAGGCTGAGTATGAAGCGATTAGATCGAGAGATGCGAGTGCTCACGTGGTGCCTATTCATGCCG GTTGGTTTTCATGGACAAAAATCCATCCACTGGAAGAGAGAATGCTGCCTTCATTCTTCAATGGGAAATCAGAAAGTAGGACTCAggaaatatatatggagataCGCAATTGGATAATGAAAAAGTTCCACCTGGATCCTGATGCAAAAGTTGAGCTGAAGCATCTGTCTGAACTTACTGTTGGAGAACCTGATGCTAGGCAAGAGGTGATGGAGTTTCTGGATTACTGGGGATTGATTAATTACCATCCTTTCCCAGACCGGGAGCCTGCTGCTATTAATGTTGATGTGGATGCTAACAAGGATGAATCTGGGAAAATTGAATCATTGGTTGAAAAACTCTTTAAATTTGAAGCGGTGCAATCATGGAATCCAATTGTTACCAGGATGAACATGAACAGTCCATCCTTTTCGTCTGGTTTGCTTCCAGAAACTGTTGTCACTGATGAACTAGTGAAGTCTGAAGGCCCTTCTGTCGAGTACCATTGTAACTCTTGTTCAGCGGATTGTTCACGGAAGCGATATCACTGCCAGAAGCAG GCAGATTTTGATCTCTGTGCTGAGTGTTATAACAATGGGAAGTTTGGGTCAGATATGTCCCCACTAGATTTCATTCTTATGGAACCACCAGATGCTAGTGGTGCTAGTGGAGGGAAATGGACAGATCAAGAAACTCTTCTTCTGCTTGAAGCTATAGAATTATTTAGAGATAATTGGAGCGAGATTGCTGAGCATGTTGCAACGAAGACAAAAGCTCAGTGTATCTTGCACTTTGTTCAAATGCCAATTGAAGATACCTTTTTCAATCACGATGATGAAAACAATGACGTTCCTAAGGAAAATGGGGCACCAGATTCCATCGGTAATAAGGACTCCACACCTGAAGCTGACAAAGATAGTGATGCTGCTCCTAAAGATGAGAGCCAAGGTGGGAGTACCGACAATCAGGACTCATCCTGTCCAATGGTTATCTCAAAGGTTAATGAGGTCAAGGAATCAGAAGCGAGTCCTGAAGCTGGAGAGAGCTTTGCATTGAAAGCTCTCAAGGAAGCATTTGAAGCCGTGTGTTCTTTTCCTTCACCTGGAGATAAATTATGCTTAGCTGAAGCTGGTAACCCTGTGATGACATTG GCTGCATTTCTAGTACGACTGGTGGACCCTAACATTGCCAATGCATCAGTTTGTAGCCTATTGAAATCTCTCTCTAACGGTTATTCCAGTGAGCAGCTTGCTGCCAGGCACTGCATCCCTCTGGAAGATCCTCCAAATGACAAGAAGAGTACGGCTGATGCCGAAGA AATTTCTACTAAAGCACCAGAGCAAGAACCTCAGAAGGATAAGgatgaaaatgatgaaaaacTAGAGGAAAATCCTAATCCAGTTGTTTCACCTGATGATGGAAATGATGGCAACAAGGATCCTGCTCCTGAAGAAAATAATGGAGGAAAGGATAATTCTTCTAAGGACCGGAATGATGCAGCTTCTCCCAAACCTGACAGTACAGACAGATCTGATACTGTTAAGGAACCTGATGTAGTGGCTATGGAGGAGGATGCAAAACCAAACTCACAGAGTGCCCCTGGTAGCTCTGATTTGCCAAATGAAACAGATGCTGAAGAACCAGCAGTCTCAACATCTCAAACTGAGCTTCAATCAAGTTCTGCCACAGAAGCAGAAGGTGTAGCTGTGGATCTCTCTCACTCTAAAGAGCCTATTAAAGAAGAAGATATGGGACCTGTTTCTGGAAATAAAGAGGCTGATGCATTGGTTATCTCCAATTCAACTGAAAAAGACAACATTACAG GTGATAGAGAAGCTGATGGAAGTGgtaatgaaaagaaaaattcTGAAGCGACAAAAAAATATCTTGATTCTGATGAGAAGCTAAAACGAGCTGCAGTGACTGCCCTATCAGCTGGAGCAGTGAAAGCAAAACTTCTTGCCGATCAAGAAGAAGATCAAATACTTCAGCTTTCCACATTTCTAATAGAAAAGCAG TTGTACAAGCTAGAGACCAAGTTGGCTTTCTTTGCTGATATGGAAAACGTAGGACTGAGGGTTAGGGAACTGTTGGATCGGTCGAAACAGAGGCTCTTACAAGAGAGAGCACAGATAATCGCGACACGATTTGGGATGCCACCGGGATCAGCTCGTCTAGCTTCACAGAATCTACCTCCCAACAGGGCATCAGCTGCTTTCCCCAATGCGGCCTCTAGAACCTTAATGGGCATGAACTCCCTTCGGCCACCAGTTTCAAGACCAGTGATGCCACCGAATCCTACTTCAAGCACTATGTTGACTGGAAATGCCACAGGAAGTTCAGTTGGCATGGAGTAG
- the LOC121752650 gene encoding proline-rich receptor-like protein kinase PERK7, whose translation MSSDSTTSPSPPPDSTPAADSQSPPPPSTGTSPPPPTPTQSSPPPPTPTESPPPPKPSSPPPPSGSGGDKSSHSPPPPSGNDKSKSPPPPRKSGESHQPPPRSKNDRQKSDPQLEDSSGKSYDTNETAIIAAAAAGAALLLFVFVALMICCLRKKKKTRPDPEIRYYNNNPPQNMNNYYNNPSSEYMVKIHVPPPPGSANVSSEYGWRPVPPPPPPALTSQDMSSAGFSGPYQGGMGAPSPAPSLGFSQSSFTYEDLAAATRGFAQEYLLGQGGFGYVHKGVLPNGKEVAVKSLKSNSGQGDREFHAEVDIISRVHHKHLVSLVGYCTTGAQRLLVYEFVSNGTLEYHLHGAGRPVMDWPTRHRIGLGSAKGFAYLHEDCHPRIIHRDIKTANILIDSNFEAKVADFGLAKLSNDNYTHVSTRIMGTFGYLAPEYASSGKLTEKSDVYSFGIMLLELITGRRPVDIHSDDDSLVDWARPILAQVQEGGSFEELVDPRLGDNYDRTEMLHMVSCAGACIRHSARGRPKMSQTCAWLVPGPKLNVLDQRLVNLHMQKIEQPGTLRLDQQLDQLCMQRLINWVDNNLIKPVVKSTRDG comes from the exons ATGTCGTCGGATTCAACTACGAGTCCATCGCCACCACCTGACTCAACGCCGGCGGCGGATTCTCAATCACCGCCACCACCGTCCACCGGTACTTCACCACCACCGCCCACTCCAACGCAGTCGTCCCCACCACCACCGACCCCCACTGAATCACCTCCGCCTCCTAAACCctcatcgcctccgcctccatcGGGATCTGGTGGTGACAAATCCTCTCATAGTCCGCCGCCGCCGTCTGGAAATGACAAAAGCAaatctccgccgccgccgaggAAATCCGGAGAATCACACCAGCCGCCGCCGCGATCTAAAAACGATCGCCAAAAGAGCGATCCGCAATTAGAGGATTCATCGGGGAAAAGTTACGATACGAATGAAACGGCCATAATCGCAGCTGCGGCTGCTGGAGCAGCATTACTGCTCTTCGTTTTTGTAGCTCTAATGATTTGTTgtttgagaaagaagaagaaaacgcGGCCTGATCCGGAGATCAGATACTACAACAACAATCCTCCCCAAAACATGA ATAATTACTATAATAACCCTTCGTCGGAATACATGGTGAAGATCCACGTACCGCCTCCGCCGGGGAGCGCCAACGTGAGCTCTGAATACGGTTGGAGGCCAgtgccgccgcctcctccgccaGCACTTACAAGCCAGGACATGAGCTCGGCCGGATTCTCAGGGCCATACCAAGGTGGAATGGGGGCGCCGTCACCGGCGCCGTCGCTAGGGTTCAGCCAGAGCAGCTTCACGTACGAAGATTTAGCTGCGGCGACGCGCGGGTTCGCCCAGGAATATCTGCTGGGGCAAGGGGGCTTCGGGTACGTGCACAAGGGCGTGCTGCCCAACGGGAAGGAAGTAGCGGTAAAAAGCCTTAAATCCAACAGCGGGCAGGGCGACCGCGAGTTTCACGCGGAGGTCGATATTATTAGCAGAGTGCACCACAAACACCTGGTGTCGCTGGTCGGTTATTGCACCACCGGAGCTCAAAGACTGCTCGTCTATGAATTCGTGTCTAACGGCACCCTTGAATATCATCTTCATG GAGCTGGTCGTCCGGTTATGGATTGGCCTACGAGACACCGGATTGGTCTGGGATCTGCTAAAGGATTCGCATACCTTCACGAGGATT GCCATCCTCGCATTATCCACAGAGATATAAAAACTGCCAACATTTTAATAGACTCAAATTTTGAAGCAAAG GTAGCAGACTTTGGATTGGCCAAGCTTTCAAACGACAACTACACTCACGTATCAACTCGAATCATGGGAACATTTGG GTATTTGGCTCCTGAATACGCATCGAGCGGGAAATTGACCGAGAAGTCTGACGTCTACTCATTCGGAATCATGCTGCTAGAGCTCATAACCGGAAGAAGGCCTGTCGATATCCACAGTGATGACGATAGCTTAGTCGACTGG GCTAGGCCTATTCTGGCACAAGTTCAAGAAGGAGGCAGCTTTGAGGAATTGGTCGATCCGCGATTGGGAGACAACTACGATCGAACAGAAATGCTTCACATGGTGTCATGCGCCGGCGCTTGCATTAGACATTCTGCTAGAGGACGCCCTAAAATGAGCCAG ACATGTGCTTGGCTTGTCCCTGGACCCAagcttaatgttttggaccaacgcTTGGTCAACCTGCATATGCAGAAGATTGAACAACCTGGCACGCTGCGACTTGAtcaacaacttgatcaactctgCATGCAGCGGCTGATCAACTGGGTTGACAACAACTTGATCAAGCCAGTAGTGAAGTCCACACGCGACGGATGA
- the LOC121750100 gene encoding bZIP transcription factor 44-like codes for MDYSSSGISSNSSSAVANSASEEDLQQTMDLRKRKRMISNRESARRSRLRKQKHMEELMAQVAELRRQNHQILTSLRASTQHHTAVESENAILRAQEAELSHRLQSLVEIIEFTGCGNDGGGGGGAYGDMHVGGSWSQPILMMAALPADAGPACVDLPRLLC; via the coding sequence ATGGATTATTCATCGAGCGGAATCTCGTCGAATTCGTCGTCGGCGGTGGCGAATTCGGCATCGGAGGAAGATCTGCAGCAGACGATGGATCTGCGGAAGAGGAAGCGGATGATCTCGAACCGCGAGTCGGCGCGGCGGAGCCGGCTCCGGAAACAGAAGCACATGGAGGAGCTGATGGCGCAGGTAGCCGAGCTGCGGCGCCAGAACCACCAGATCCTCACCAGCCTCCGCGCCTCCACGCAGCACCACACCGCCGTCGAGTCGGAGAACGCCATCCTCCGCGCTCAGGAGGCGGAGCTCAGCCACCGCCTGCAGTCGCTCGTCGAGATCATCGAATTCACCGGCTGCGGAAatgacggcggcggcggcggcggcgcgtaTGGGGATATGCATGTCGGCGGCTCGTGGAGCCAGCCGATTCTGATGATGGCGGCTTTACCCGCTGATGCGGGCCCCGCGTGTGTGGATCTGCCTAGACTTCTGTGCTGA